A section of the Glandiceps talaboti chromosome 8, keGlaTala1.1, whole genome shotgun sequence genome encodes:
- the LOC144438572 gene encoding protocadherin Fat 4-like: MQRVRTLEYDYFTIDSSTGDVYVTEVLDREEIARYYLVITAHDAGDPSLTGTGTLEIQVNDLNDNPPVFTQTEYSAKVEEEQDTGVSVITVTATDEDDGTNADINYSLDPDSAQNKFGINYLTGEILTTARLDREEQGLYTLLVIAQDNADDRADRLSSTATVYVVVQDINDHVPEFISAPYSAVIPDSTSAGTFVEAVTAIDNDIGTNAQIRYTKVRGNDMSKFSVDATSGVIQTLSTMNNQNSQYWLEIQAQDQGEGFHTTRANVTINFDAAEDFPTFLPTIVAFDLDEDTPVDTVVTEDISATSPKQGQEGAITYFLSGGNFNETFSIHQMTGHVSLAKSLDYEIIQVFYLWVEARDGSSPALSSFIKLTIDVGDINDNAPRFSESTYYGSVFEEQSAGVSVLTVTAIDQDSGDNGEFSYSLDSDGNINTAFEIDASSGKLETNTRLDRETVAFYTLTVYAIDRGSPPLTGTATVEVNVIDVNDNAPRFDYHPLASVFEHSDVGTFVLRVETTDLDEGMNAVTVYEFLDSPVNEFAIHNLTGIITVADDIDREEQDRHSILLLATDLWRSHSVTTTVQISVRDINDNEPEFNPSEYARDLPEGLPEGSSVTTVYATDDDIEQNGEVYYTMKSWCEYFTVDTNSGDVVLEKEIEYQSPGGGAVDPNIYQCSVFAIDGGIPTLWSDTDVSLTIFDHNEYAPEFEQDSYKARVQEDAGIHDKVVQVIATDDYDEGDNAVVRYEISGGNGTSKFTIESDTGWVLVLQSVLGDAGTIYAIQVRAYDQGYVPKDAFTTVSIPISEINQNPPVFYPTLYSQSVDESVQLGFTVTQVTATDIDRGLNGQVRYSITSGDDNEEFAIGSENGIITVAKPLDYDTEPKEYNLIITANDLGVETMTSSARVEVILRDVNDNPPVFDTDYYSQNIPENSPSGTSVISVTATDKDEGSNAYIEYSIYGGDGQYFFSIFQHNGTIISQGNLNYENEKKSYNLEIRARHPIDISMYDTATVTIHITGVNEYNPEFVKHHYLFTVSEAANDGQVIGKISARDADHGEDGRIIYAFVGGSTNQGFAINDDTGEVYVSYSHGRLNRESSDRSLLLAIAKNRGIIEGFDVDEAEIYVNITDANDPPVFVPDFYEGSVWENATYGTYVLTVTAEDYDLKPADHTFTYNITGGNHNNAFMIARDSGEIHTANVLDREDIPFYNLTVAAIDQGSPSMTGYAEVNIDLLDVNDNGPMFYPEDTIGSVYENKQAYTSVMTLSAYDPDTPSNGPPFTYYLLDSQYSSRFNLISTSGLLTTTVPLNREEISDYYLPVESRDSGVPQMTSTTTIHVIVLDVNDNESQPRTAVIYVNSLDGTFPGGSIGIARPLDPDVDDEFDCTIVDGDTNTFSIQPKCDLNSVLHSGVETYMLNISGHDGIHNTVYSDFQVDYHAFTNNSLDNSVTLKLASQDGDSLDVGTFLKNHYDDFYTSVSNKLSGTETLLIIDMYEVDSKLDLLVAVRQGSQDNHMTRSQLAGFFTTYKAAIERESGVNLAEIDYSPCDLQPCLHNGQCDDHAEIYVTYTISDSDPIIFVAPQSQRAFICTCAQEYYGDICQYEPDMCEDNECKNGATCRKDSQSYICECLPGYTGTKCETDIDECASNPCQHGDCEDQIDSYVCDCDEGYIGVNCQIELDPCNPQPCFNEGECIAQDTGFYCDCSFGERGEFCEFSSFSFTSLSYVQYPDISGPSSIITLQFATTSQNALLVYNHDSTKGSDSEFVALEIIDGQMWFSHNSGAGVTRLSTTQMVSDGQWHEVIARRERTMESKLMIDQCDENIPGDYCRAETTSQGYNQLDLDGEPLHLGGVKSIESITLRPGQVSTSDFVGCMRDVYINGQFYDLTQPLDIMGVEAKCPRDVTLCESSPCQNGGTCVDDWWTYHCECLDGFMGHYCESEMSSFTFGGDSFVKYKIKDSFRREKALEGNLRRKKRATDTQTTSLSFRTRHHNGLLFYSADTDQLFTILEIKEKHVKYTFSSGNLGNASIILDGVDASDGHWQNVTLTKDGYTITLNLNGKNSKSETFSIPPHDFISITVQDLFVGGTENPLSYKGQVIPGLDGCIDTFMLNDEVMPFVGENNMVIAEPYDGGGGGGSAGGCDGSDVCASNPCPDGEVCLDEWESYSCVPIGLCQPDPCQNNGTCVPGKDGNSYTCECVNDYSGDHCEIIPECYEDPCNEDEECISDGSGGHVCSPLVGGGGGGDTNITLIIVFIVLALVVILFVVICLVYVRKRRKRKPEDKTKDQAVVDLDGVGEVNEAFTGENLKSNSPTNSEKARLGILGKQPDIIENEQKKRNINLDADTTITEGEIITPGLQMEEVEHYDLENASSIAPSDIDVTYHYRGYRDGRQQYNRNIHKHRMSPSHFAQARQSPLAPLYTPGARQSPLHHTSRQSPNPLRGQSPHSHLNMFSRTSPIKELSHSRTNSDQSINHSELRSEPGFRSNVSTASEASRRTKSPNGHLPNSRPSSRLKSPLTVGTDLDSEQPVGLSVEEVAMLNSSRPNEHAGSLPSTLEDGFSTSSSDHPRGRRVPFPNQENLLEPPESSTDESNDSFTCSEFEVDREKLKFTEFDPSKMIFSKLAEVNEDDTDLPDTSRIYNYVGIDSGDGSLSTLPMSGDEFPHVAVKPPNGHFSWDYLLNWGPSFENLVGVFKDIALLQDANITMKLEADPNLNLEEYV, from the exons ATGCAGCGTGTCCGTACCCTAGAGTACGACTATTTCACCATTGATAGTAGTACTGGGGATGTTTACGTGACTGAGGTACTTGACAGAGAAGAGATTGCTAGATATTACCTTGTTATCACTGCCCATGATGCTG GTGACCCATCATTGACTGGTACAGGAACACTTGAAATCCAAGTCAATGATCTGAATGACAACCCACCAGTGTTCACGCAGACTGAATACTCGGCTAAAGTAGAAGAAGAACAAGACACTGGTGTATCTGTAATCACAGTGACAGCAACAGATGAAGACGATGGTACTAATGCTGACATCAA TTATTCTCTGGATCCTGACTCAGCACAAAACAAATTTGGAATCAACTACCTGACTGGTGAGATATTGACCACCGCTAGATTAGACAGAGAAGAGCAAGGATTGTACACTTTACTGGTAATAGCCCAAGACAATGCGGATGACAGAGCTGATAGACTGTCGAGCACAGCTACAGTGTATGTGGTTGTGCAAGACATAAATGATCATGTACCAGAGTTTATCAGTGCACCATACTCTGCTGTGATACCAGACAGTACCAGTGCAG GAACATTTGTAGAGGCTGTAACTGCAATAGATAACGATATTGGGACCAATGCTCAGATACGGTATACTAAAGTCAGAGGCAACGACATGTCCAAGTTCTCCGTTGATGCTACAAGTGGTGTAATACAGACTCTATCCACAATGAATAACCAAAACTCACAGTACTGGTTGGAAATCCAGGCTCAAGATCAGGGCGAGGGATTCCATACTACTAGAGCCAATGTTACCATAAACTTTGATGCTGCCGAAGATTTTCCAACATTTCTACCGACTATTGTCGCTTTTGATCTTGATGAAGACACCCCTGTTGATACTGTAGTTACTGAGGACATTAGTGCTACCAGTCCGAAGCAAGGTCAAGAGGGCGCTATCACTTATTTTCTTTCTGGTGGAAACTTCAATGAAACCTTCAGTATTCATCAAATGACTGGGCATGTCAGCCTTGCTAAGAGCTTAGATTATGAGATCATACAAGTGTTTTATTTATGGGTCGAAGCAAGAGATGGGTCCTCACCAGCTTTATCAAGCTTCATCAAATTAACCATCGATGTAGGTGATATAAACGACAACGCCCCACGATTCTCTGAGAGCACTTACTACGGATCTGTATTTGAAGAACAAAGTGCTGGTGTGTCTGTGTTGACAGTAACTGCGATTGATCAGGATTCTGGCGACAATGGTGAATTCTCGTATTCTTTAGACTCTGATGGAAATATTAATACAGCGTTTGAGATTGATGCATCTTCTGGGAAGTTGGAAACAAACACACGATTAGATCGTGAAACCGTAGCATTTTATACTCTGACGGTGTATGCCATTGATCGTGGATCACCACCACTGACTGGAACAGCCACAGTCGAGGTCAATGTCATTGACGTGAATGACAACGCACCAAGATTTGATTACCACCCTCTAGCATCTGTCTTCGAACATTCAGATGTTGGCACATTTGTCCTTAGAGTGGAAACAACAGACCTGGATGAGGGCATGAATGCCGTGACTGTCTATGAATTCCTGGACAGTCCAGTAAATGAGTTTGCTATTCATAACTTAACTGGAATTATAACAGTTGCTGATGATATTGACCGAGAAGAACAAGACAGGCACTCAATATTGTTGTTAGCCACTGATCTCTGGAGATCTCATTCTGTTACCACTACTGTGCAGATTTCTGTGCGCGACATCAATGACAATGAACCAGAATTCAATCCATCGGAGTATGCAAGAGATTTGCCAGAAGGGCTACCGGAAGGTTCTAGCGTCACCACTGTGTATGCAACAGATGATGACATAGAGCAGAATGGAGAGGTGTATTACACTATGAAGTCTTGGTGTGAATACTTCACAGTTGACACAAACAGCGGTGATGTAGTTTTGGAGAAAGAGATCGAGTATCAGTCACCCGGTGGTGGCGCTGTTGATCCCAACATCTATCAGTGCAGTGTCTTTGCCATCGATGGTGGAATACCAACGCTATGGAGTGACACTGACGTCAGCTTAACTATCTTTGACCACAACGAATATGCACCAGAGTTCGAACAAGACTCTTACAAAGCCAGAGTGCAAGAAGATGCAGGTATTCACGATAAGGTTGTCCAAGTTATTGCAACTGATGACTACGATGAAGGCGATAATGCTGTAGTACGTTATGAAATTTCTGGTGGCAATGGGACAAGTAAGTTTACCATAGAATCAGACACAGGTTGGGTACTGGTCCTTCAGTCTGTCCTTGGAGATGCAGGAACAATCTATGCCATACAAGTAAGAGCGTATGACCAAGGGTATGTTCCTAAAGATGCCTTTACAACAGTAAGCATACCAATTTCAGAGATAAACCAAAACCCTCCAGTTTTCTATCCTACTTTGTATTCACAATCTGTTGACGAAAGTGTACAGTTAGGGTTCACAGTAACACAAGTGACTGCTACTGATATCGACAGAGGACTAAATGGTCAAGTGCGATATTCCATCACAAGTGGAGACGACAACGAAGAATTTGCCATCGGGTCAGAAAATGGTATTATTACCGTAGCCAAACCTTTAGACTACGATACTGAACCTAAAGAATATAACCTTATCATAACAGCCAATGATCTTGGTGTTGAAACCATGACTAGCAGTGCAAGAGTTGAAGTAATACTTCGAGATGTCAACGATAATCCACCTGTCTTTGACACCGACTACTACAGCCAAAATATTCCCGAAAACTCTCCCAGCGGAACCTCTGTGATCTCCGTCACAGCCACTGATAAAGATGAAGGAAGCAATGCttatattgaatattcaatatatGGAGGTGACGGCCAGTACTTCTTCAGTATTTTCCAGCATAATGGAACGATTATCTCACAGGGGAATCTCAATTATGAAAATGAGAAGAAGTCATACAACCTAGAGATTAGAGCCAGACATCCCATCGACATCTCTATGTATGATACGGCCACTGTGACCATCCACATCACGGGCGTTAACGAATATAATCCAGAATTTGTCAAACATCATTACCTGTTTACAGTCAGCGAAGCTGCTAATGACGGCCAAGTGATCGGTAAAATTTCAGCACGGGACGCCGATCACGGTGAGGATGGCAGGATCATTTATGCCTTTGTTGGTGGTAGTACTAACCAAGGGTTTGCAATCAATGATGATACAGGAGAGGTGTACGTATCGTATTCTCATGGCAGATTAAACCGTGAAAGCAGCGACCGTTCTCTCTTGTTAGCCATTGCCAAAAACAGAGGTATAATTGAAGGCTTTGATGTCGATGAAGCAGAAATCTATGTGAATATAACAGACGCCAACGACCCGCCAGTATTTGTACCAGACTTCTATGAAGGTTCTGTTTGGGAGAATGCAACATACGGCACATATGTTCTAACAGTCACTGCTGAAGATTACGATCTCAAGCCCGCTGATCATACTTTCACTTACAATATCACAGGTGGTAATCATAACAATGCCTTCATGATAGCTCGTGATTCTGGTGAAATCCACACAGCCAATGTTCTAGATCGTGAGGATATACCGTTCTATAACTTGACAGTAGCTGCTATAGACCAAGGTAGTCCATCAATGACTGGTTATGCTGAAGTGAATATTGACTTACTAGATGTTAATGACAATGGCCCAATGTTTTACCCCGAAGACACTATCGGCTCAGTCtatgaaaacaaacaagcaTATACCAGTGTTATGACTCTGAGTGCGTATGATCCCGATACACCGTCTAATGGTCCTCCGTTCACGTACTACTTACTGGATTCACAATACAGCAGTCGTTTCAATCTAATTAGTACATCGGGTTTGTTGACTACTACCGTACCTCTAAATAGAGAGGAAATAAGCGATTATTACCTACCGGTTGAAAGTCGTGATTCTGGAGTGCCTCAAATGACATCAACCACTACGATACACGTCATTGTCCTGGACGTCAACGACAATGAATCCCAACCACGCACTGCCGTCATTTACGTCAATTCACTAGACGGAACGTTTCCAGGTGGATCTATTGGAATAGCTCGGCCCTTAGACCCAGACGTGGATGACGAATTTGACTGCACTATTGTTGATGGAGATACTAACACATTCAGCATCCAACCGAAATGTGATCTGAACTCTGTACTTCATTCTGGTGTTGAGACGTACATGCTGAACATCAGCGGCCATGATGGTATACACAATACCGTTTACTCAGACTTCCAAGTGGATTATCATGCATTTACCAACAACTCTCTGGATAATAGTGTTACATTGAAACTGGCAAGTCAGGATGGTGATAGTCTTGATGTTGGAACGTTTCTGAAGAACCATTACGATGACTTTTATACAAGTGTATCCAATAAATTAAGTGGAACTGAAACACTACTAATCATTGACATGTATGAAGTTGACAGTAAACTTGACCTTCTGGTAGCTGTACGACAAGGAAGCCAAGACAATCATATGACAAGATCGCAACTTGCCGGCTTCTTCACAACGTATAAAGCCGCCATTGAAAGAGAATCCGGCGTGAACTTGGCCGAGATTGATTACAGTCCGTGCGATTTGCAACCATGTCTTCATAATGGACAATGTGACGATCATGCTGAAATCTACGTGACCTACACCATCAGTGACAGTGACCCAATCATCTTCGTGGCACCCCAAAGTCAACGAGCTTTCATCTGTACTTGTGCACAGGAATACTACGGTGATATCTGTCAGTACGAGCCCGATATGTGTGAAGACAATGAATGCAAGAATGGCGCGACATGTCGCAAAGATTCGCAATCTTACATTTGTGAGTGCCTTCCTGGATATACCGGTACTAAATGTGAGACAGACATCGATGAATGTGCAAGTAATCCCTGTCAACATGGTGATTGCGAAGATCAAATCGATAGCTATGTTTGTGACTGCGATGAAGGCTACATTGGTGTGAATTGCCAAATCGAGCTAGACCCCTGTAACCCACAACCTTGCTTCAATGAAGGAGAATGCATTGCCCAAGATACTGGATTCTACTGTGATTGCAGTTTTGGTGAACGTGGTGAATTCTGTGAATTCTCGAGTTTCAGTTTTACGTCCCTATCCTACGTACAGTACCCGGATATCTCTGGACCCTCCTCCATTATAACTCTACAGTTTGCAACAACTTCACAGAATGCCTTACTGGTGTACAACCATGACAGTACAAAGGGATCAGATTCTGAGTTTGTAGCACTGGAAATCATCGATGGTCAGATGTGGTTTTCCCACAATAGTGGTGCTGGTGTGACCCGTCTAAGTACAACCCAAATGGTATCTGATGGACAATGGCATGAAGTCATAGCAAGAAGGGAAAGAACCATG GAGAGTAAGCTCATGATTGACCAGTGTGACGAAAACATCCCTGGTGATTATTGCAGAGCTGAAACCACTTCACAGGGTTACAA TCAATTGGATTTGGATGGTGAACCATTGCACCTAGGAGGGGTCAAGTCAATTGAATCTATAACGCTCCGTCCAGGTCAAGTATCCACATCTGACTTTGTTGGTTGTATGCGGGATGTTTACATCAACGGTCAATTCTATGATTTGACACAGCCTTTAGACATAATGGGTGTGGAGGCGAAATGTCCACGTGATGTCACCTTGTGTGAGAGTAGTCCATGCCAGAATGGTGGAACATGTGTTGATGATTGGTGGACGTATCACTGCGAATGTCTGGATGGATTCATGGGACATTATTGTGAATCAG AAATGTCATCTTTTACCTTTGGAGGTGATAGCTTTGTCAAATACAAGATCAAAGACAGTTTCCGCAGAGAGAAAGCACTGGAGGGGAATCTTAGACGCAAGAAACGAGCAACAGACACCCAGACTACATCGCTGTCGTTCCGCACTAGACATCATAATGGACTGCTATTCTATAGCGCAGACACAGATCAACTCTTTACCATACTAGAG atAAAAGAGAAGCACGTCAAGTATACCTTCAGTTCCGGTAATTTGGGCAATGCCTCAATAATCCTAGATGGTGTTGATGCCTCTGACGGACATTGGCAGAATGTCACACTGACAAAGGATGGTTATACTATCACACTAAATCTCAACGGAAAGAATTCTAAAAGTGAAACATTCAGCATTCCGCCACACGACTTTATTAGTATTACCGTCCAAGACTTGTTCGTAGGTGGAACAGAAAACCCACTGAGTTACAAAGGTCAAGTTATACCTG gGCTTGATGGTTGCATAGATACCTTTATGTTAAACGACGAAGTGATGCCATTTGTTGGCGAGAATAATATGGTCATAGCAGAACCGTACgatggtggtggcggtggtggtagTGCTGGAGGCTGTGATGGATCTGACGTTTGTGCATCTAATCCCTGCCCGGATGGAGAAGTTTGCCTGGATGAATGGGAATCGTACAGCTGTGTACCCATCGGATTGTGTCAGCCCGACCCCTGTCAAAATAATGGCACTTGCGTACCTGGAAAAGATGGAAACAGCTACACCTGTGAATGTGTGAATGATTATTCTGGAGATCATTGTGAAATTATTCCTGAATGCTACGAAGATCCATGCAATGAGGATGAGGAGTGTATATCCGATGGTTCAGGAGGTCATGTATGCTCGCCACTtgtaggtggtggtggtggtggtgatacaAATATTACTCTGATAATTGTGTTCATTGTCTTAGCTCTCGTTGTTATACTCTTCGTTGTGATCTGCCTTGTATATGTGCGTAAACGCAGAAAGCGTAAGCCTGAGGATAAAACAAAAGATCAAGCTGTAGTCGACCTGGATGGTGTTGGGGAAGTGAACGAAGCATTCACTGGAGAAAACTTGAAAAGTAACTCCCCAACAAATAGTGAGAAAGCCAGACTCGGAATTCTTGGAAAGCAACCCGATATTATTGAAAATGAACAGAAGAAGAGGAATATTAATTTGGATGCTGATACAACGATAACTGAAGGAGAAATTATAACACCTGGATTACAAATGGAAGAAGTTGAACATTATGATTTGGAAAATGCCAGCAGTATTGCCCCGTCAGACATTGATGTAACATATCACTACAGAGGCTACAGGGATGGTAGACAACAGTACAACAGAAACATTCATAAACATCGTATGAGTCCCAGTCATTTTGCACAAGCAAGGCAGAGTCCGTTGGCTCCGTTGTACACACCTGGGGCAAGACAGAGTCCCTTGCATCATACCTCAAGGCAAAGTCCAAATCCACTACGCGGGCAATCACCGCATTCACATCTCAATATGTTTAGTCGGACGTCACCCATAAAAGAATTATCACACAGTAGAACAAACTCAGATCAAAGCATTAATCACAGCGAGCTACGCAGTGAGCCAGGCTTTAGAAGCAATGTGAGCACTGCAAGTGAAGCTTCTAGAAGGACTAAAAGTCCAAATGGACACCTTCCAAACAGTAGACCTAGTAGTCGACTGAAAAGTCCACTTACTGTAGGTACAGACTTAGACTCTGAGCAGCCAGTAGGGCTGTCGGTTGAAGAAGTGGCCATGTTGAACTCCTCAAGGCCAAATGAACATGCTGGTAGTTTGCCCAGCACACTAGAAGACGGTTTCTCTACGTCAAGTAGTGACCATCCTAGGGGGCGTAGAGTACCGTTCCCGAATCAAGAAAATCTTCTTGAACCCCCGGAGTCATCAACAGACGAAAGCAATGATTCATTTACATGTTCTGAATTTGAAGTTGATCGGGagaaattgaaatttacagaATTTGATCCCagcaaaatgatattttcaaaactgGCAGAGGTGAATGAAGACGATACAGATTTACCAGACACAAGCCGTATTTATAATTATGTGGGCATAGACTCAGGCGATGGATCGCTCAGCACATTGCCGATGTCAGGGGATGAATTTCCACATGTGGCCGTCAAACCTCCCAACGGACATTTTAGTTGGGATTATTTATTAAATTGGGGGCCAAGTTTCGAAAACCTTGTTGGTGTGTTCAAAGACATTGCATTGTTGCAGGATGCTAATATTACTATGAAGCTAGAAGCAGACCCTAACCTTAACTTGGAAGAATATGTTTAA